The following coding sequences are from one Sporomusaceae bacterium window:
- a CDS encoding CHAD domain-containing protein, giving the protein MPGLDTEVELKLRLLAPEAWAGVFAAPAVAALLLTPPEDEHLESWYFDTAEGDLQEAGLAYRIRLEGDRWVATVKADGSSAGGLHERREWNVTVDGPEPSYDYFRATEAGPLLTAAGGGAPLTPRFSTVFDRRRADVAVGDSRIEVAADRGTILAGGREEAIAEVELELKDGAAAAVLALGAELARQLPLAVEPRSKYYRALVLAGLDEGFGPVATPPLDPEDAVVPAVRSLVAGQIHTVLTAYAFFAANDKNAEALHLLRVELRRLRSLAAFAKPLADPAEYEAWQSELRALSRATHDLREADVIGDAWREMLAARAALAPPPWLEMLLATERDKLLAELNANLGQGRVTGTLLAFWAWLADERSLRASDLTLEDFAVSRLGGWLEEMRMAGKDIGLADTAALHRLRIEGKKLRYVLESLPFNDRRTRLLVARLRRLQDCLGQVHDAVLVDAAMGRWMSEHASRIVHRDAGMLMGWMTRLNVEAGGEFAAAWKRFRRAAKRWQKE; this is encoded by the coding sequence ATGCCAGGTTTGGATACCGAGGTGGAACTGAAGCTGCGCTTGCTGGCGCCCGAGGCCTGGGCAGGGGTTTTCGCGGCCCCGGCCGTGGCGGCGCTGCTGCTGACGCCTCCCGAGGACGAACACTTGGAGTCATGGTATTTCGATACGGCGGAGGGCGACTTGCAGGAGGCCGGTCTGGCTTATCGCATCCGCCTGGAGGGCGACCGGTGGGTGGCGACGGTGAAGGCGGACGGGTCGTCCGCCGGCGGTTTGCATGAGCGGCGGGAATGGAACGTGACTGTCGACGGGCCGGAGCCCAGTTACGATTATTTCCGCGCGACCGAGGCCGGCCCGCTTTTGACGGCGGCAGGCGGCGGTGCGCCTTTGACGCCGCGGTTCAGCACTGTTTTCGACCGGCGGCGGGCAGATGTGGCCGTGGGCGACAGCCGCATCGAGGTGGCTGCCGACCGGGGAACGATCCTGGCCGGCGGCCGGGAAGAGGCGATTGCCGAGGTGGAGCTGGAGCTGAAGGATGGGGCGGCGGCGGCGGTGCTCGCGCTGGGCGCGGAGCTCGCCCGCCAGCTCCCGTTGGCGGTGGAGCCGCGCAGCAAGTATTACCGCGCTCTGGTGCTGGCCGGCCTTGACGAAGGCTTCGGGCCGGTGGCGACGCCGCCGCTCGATCCGGAGGACGCTGTCGTGCCGGCTGTGAGGAGCCTTGTCGCCGGTCAGATCCATACGGTTTTGACCGCCTACGCGTTTTTCGCGGCCAACGATAAGAACGCCGAGGCGCTGCACCTGCTGCGCGTCGAGCTGCGCCGCCTGCGTTCGCTGGCCGCGTTCGCAAAGCCGCTGGCCGACCCGGCGGAATACGAGGCGTGGCAATCCGAGCTGCGCGCCTTGAGCAGGGCGACCCACGATCTGCGTGAGGCCGACGTGATCGGCGATGCGTGGCGGGAGATGCTCGCCGCGCGCGCTGCGCTCGCCCCGCCGCCCTGGCTGGAGATGCTGCTGGCGACCGAGCGGGATAAGCTGCTGGCGGAGCTCAATGCCAATCTGGGACAGGGACGCGTGACAGGTACGCTGCTGGCTTTCTGGGCATGGCTGGCCGATGAGAGGTCGCTGCGGGCGAGCGATCTGACGCTGGAGGATTTCGCCGTTTCGCGCCTGGGCGGCTGGCTGGAGGAGATGCGGATGGCGGGCAAGGATATCGGCCTGGCGGACACGGCTGCCCTCCACCGGCTGCGGATTGAGGGGAAAAAGCTCCGTTATGTGCTGGAGAGCCTGCCTTTTAATGACCGGCGCACGAGGCTGCTCGTCGCCCGGCTGCGGCGGCTGCAGGACTGCCTGGGACAGGTGCACGACGCCGTGCTGGTCGACGCGGCGATGGGCCGCTGGATGAGCGAACACGCCAGCCGGATCGTCCACCGCGACGCGGGGATGCTGATGGGCTGGATGACGCGGCTGAACGTTGAGGCGGGCGGGGAGTTTGCGGCCGCCTGGAAGCGGTTCCGGCGGGCGGCGAAGCGCTGGCAAAAGGAATAG
- a CDS encoding histidine phosphatase family protein: MELVLLRHAKAEEDSAALPDERRELVPKGRKRALAVAMGLERLLPAGGRVEIWTSPALRARQTADIIADYLGAAMVKEHAAIYAGSLESLIAEWAGAAEERTVIVVGHEPYLGIWARQLADVTLPFKKCAAAGFTLAAPDFATGTLRWFAGPKVLSSLGDNKD; this comes from the coding sequence ATGGAGCTGGTTTTGCTTAGACACGCGAAGGCCGAGGAGGATTCGGCCGCTCTTCCCGACGAGCGGCGCGAGCTGGTGCCGAAGGGACGCAAACGCGCTTTGGCGGTGGCCATGGGGCTTGAGCGGCTGCTGCCTGCCGGGGGGCGGGTCGAAATTTGGACGAGTCCGGCGCTACGGGCGCGTCAGACGGCCGATATTATCGCCGATTATCTAGGCGCGGCTATGGTGAAGGAGCATGCGGCCATTTACGCCGGCAGTTTGGAGAGCCTCATCGCCGAGTGGGCCGGCGCGGCCGAGGAGCGGACGGTGATCGTCGTGGGCCATGAACCTTATCTGGGTATCTGGGCGCGGCAGTTGGCCGATGTGACGCTGCCGTTCAAGAAGTGCGCGGCGGCCGGGTTTACGCTCGCTGCGCCCGATTTTGCCACAGGCACGCTGCGGTGGTTCGCCGGGCCGAAGGTTTTGTCGTCGCTGGGCGACAATAAGGATTAG
- a CDS encoding DUF3794 domain-containing protein, protein MNYLYKPKPVLGKCVLGAQAGPQSIVVRQLVGEGETQCTLDICVRVPRRKPAIEQVIDVFIKKLCIHDVDIIHNKVIVCGDFEIKAIYVACLPDQPVHAVEVRRVRFTADVPIWGAMCGMDADASVMVEYVDYDCPHHHHHHRGKYHYGKGMTHDHCDDDNCGHGHHDHCDDDNCGHGHHDHCDDDNCGYDDHWDHDHGHPWCKPKCAPSDHHDDKGFRHFNVAVVLRVVAKVMTDREIIIYPGQYPGLPVKPKG, encoded by the coding sequence GTGAACTACTTATATAAACCCAAACCCGTCCTCGGCAAGTGCGTGCTGGGCGCGCAGGCCGGGCCGCAAAGCATCGTCGTCCGGCAACTGGTCGGCGAGGGAGAAACCCAGTGCACGCTCGACATCTGCGTCCGTGTTCCGCGCCGGAAACCGGCGATCGAACAAGTCATCGACGTATTCATCAAAAAACTGTGCATACACGACGTCGACATTATTCACAACAAAGTCATCGTCTGCGGCGACTTCGAAATCAAGGCCATCTATGTAGCCTGTCTGCCCGACCAGCCCGTCCACGCCGTGGAAGTGCGCCGCGTCAGATTCACCGCCGACGTCCCCATCTGGGGCGCTATGTGCGGCATGGACGCCGATGCCAGCGTCATGGTCGAGTACGTCGACTACGACTGCCCGCATCACCACCACCATCACCGCGGCAAATACCATTACGGCAAAGGCATGACCCACGACCACTGCGACGACGACAACTGCGGTCACGGCCATCACGACCACTGCGACGACGACAACTGCGGTCACGGCCATCACGACCACTGCGACGACGACAACTGCGGGTATGACGACCACTGGGACCATGACCACGGCCACCCGTGGTGCAAGCCGAAATGCGCCCCGAGCGACCATCATGACGACAAAGGGTTCCGGCACTTCAACGTCGCCGTCGTCCTCAGGGTCGTCGCCAAGGTCATGACCGACCGCGAAATAATAATCTACCCAGGGCAATATCCCGGCCTGCCGGTAAAGCCGAAAGGATAA
- a CDS encoding diguanylate cyclase: protein MIFSIRAQMIAAFVALIVLPIIVLGVLSYQKTEDILLDKAKDHSLEAMENARVFFIENFLSDVGTAIDTFALNLESGQAHSLSNPGSLTAEWDQFRRLHHSLPAVFIGTADGRFIVSSNTLPADDFDPRKRPWYIKAVDNPGHTVWSGVYLDAITFKPIISAARTVTVDGHVAGVLGVDISLQSLANVVNKIYFEQGGYAILVDQGGLVMSHPNPAALGTTVTDEFWFWEIKNKPKGVILRPHENGNAFVSYITIPQTGWKLVGFIPQDNIRKELAPIKDRTVGVGAAAVFLALLIGVTVASGIASRMRGLVGAMARVQKGDFSARWHDSSAAEFAEISDRFTAMVTTLEKLIRQEQASQHELALQKEYFEQLFENSPESIAIIDAADRIVRVNQNFVRLFGYTFAEAQGSYINDLVVPDELREEGIEISSSVLNNRVVEKETVRRRKDGQLFDIFVLGYPIVVMGKQVGGYIIYRDISERKESERRLTYASTHDLLTDMYNRRYFEQEMQRLDTGDYPTAGIIISDIDGLKLVNDTLGHAVGDDLLLQAARIIKDKVPDNAVLCRIGGDEFAVLLPATDEASLQDIVDGIMAAIAADNINSREYVLSVSLGYAIRGPARGSMDEAYREADSSMYREKLHRSSSARSALVKTLTEALHARDFITEGHADRLQEHVENLARVVGIPERRIGDLRLLAQFHDIGKVGIPDNILFKPGRLSEAETKIMRRHSEIGYRIAVASPDFHHIADWILKHHEWWNGGGYPLGLRGEEIPVECRILLIADAFDAMTQDRPYRQAISTQEALREIAAGKGAMFDPVLAEKFIGLFTPKQDGK from the coding sequence GTGATATTCAGCATCAGGGCTCAGATGATTGCCGCTTTCGTTGCGCTCATTGTTCTCCCCATAATCGTTCTCGGCGTGCTGTCCTATCAGAAAACCGAAGACATCCTCCTCGACAAAGCCAAAGACCACAGCCTGGAGGCAATGGAGAACGCCAGAGTCTTCTTCATCGAAAACTTCCTCTCCGACGTCGGGACAGCTATCGACACCTTCGCCCTCAACCTCGAAAGCGGCCAGGCACATTCCCTGTCCAACCCCGGTTCGCTCACGGCCGAATGGGACCAGTTCAGGCGTTTACACCACAGTCTGCCGGCTGTCTTCATCGGCACCGCCGACGGTCGCTTCATCGTCTCGTCCAACACCTTGCCGGCCGATGATTTCGATCCCCGCAAGCGCCCCTGGTACATAAAAGCGGTGGACAACCCCGGACACACCGTATGGAGCGGCGTCTACCTCGATGCCATCACCTTCAAGCCGATCATCAGCGCCGCGCGGACGGTAACGGTCGACGGACACGTTGCCGGCGTGCTCGGCGTCGACATCTCCCTGCAATCACTGGCCAACGTCGTCAACAAGATCTATTTCGAACAGGGCGGCTACGCCATCCTTGTCGACCAGGGCGGCCTCGTAATGTCCCATCCCAATCCGGCTGCGCTGGGGACCACCGTAACCGATGAATTCTGGTTCTGGGAAATAAAAAACAAGCCCAAAGGGGTCATCCTTCGTCCCCACGAGAACGGCAACGCCTTCGTCAGCTACATCACCATCCCCCAGACGGGGTGGAAGCTCGTCGGCTTCATTCCCCAGGATAACATCCGCAAAGAACTGGCGCCGATAAAAGACAGGACGGTAGGCGTGGGGGCGGCGGCGGTCTTTCTCGCCCTCCTCATCGGCGTAACCGTCGCCAGCGGCATCGCCTCCAGAATGCGCGGCCTTGTGGGGGCGATGGCCAGGGTGCAAAAAGGCGACTTCTCCGCCCGCTGGCACGATTCCTCCGCCGCGGAATTCGCCGAAATCAGCGACCGGTTCACCGCCATGGTAACCACACTCGAAAAACTCATCAGGCAGGAACAGGCCTCGCAGCACGAACTCGCCCTCCAGAAGGAGTACTTCGAGCAGCTGTTCGAAAACTCCCCGGAGAGCATCGCCATCATCGATGCCGCCGACCGGATCGTGAGAGTCAACCAAAACTTCGTCCGCCTGTTCGGCTACACCTTCGCCGAGGCCCAAGGCAGCTACATCAACGATCTCGTCGTACCGGACGAACTGCGCGAAGAAGGGATCGAAATCAGTAGCAGCGTGCTCAACAACAGAGTAGTCGAGAAGGAGACCGTCCGCAGACGCAAGGACGGGCAATTGTTCGACATCTTCGTCCTCGGCTACCCGATCGTCGTAATGGGCAAACAGGTGGGCGGCTACATAATCTACCGGGACATCTCCGAGCGCAAGGAATCGGAACGGCGGCTCACCTACGCCAGCACCCACGACCTCCTCACCGACATGTACAACCGCCGGTACTTCGAGCAGGAAATGCAGCGTCTCGACACAGGGGATTACCCGACGGCCGGCATCATCATCAGCGATATCGACGGCCTCAAACTCGTCAACGACACCCTGGGGCACGCCGTGGGCGACGACCTGCTCCTGCAGGCGGCCCGCATCATCAAGGACAAAGTGCCCGACAACGCCGTCCTCTGCCGGATCGGCGGCGACGAATTCGCCGTACTTCTCCCCGCCACCGACGAAGCCAGCCTGCAGGACATTGTCGACGGCATAATGGCCGCCATCGCCGCCGACAACATCAACAGCCGGGAGTACGTGCTCAGCGTCTCGCTGGGGTACGCCATCCGCGGGCCCGCCCGCGGCAGCATGGACGAAGCTTATCGCGAAGCGGACAGCAGCATGTACCGGGAAAAACTTCACCGCAGCAGCAGCGCCCGCAGCGCCCTCGTCAAAACCCTAACCGAAGCGCTGCACGCCCGCGACTTCATCACCGAGGGCCACGCCGACCGCCTGCAGGAACACGTCGAAAACCTCGCCAGAGTTGTCGGCATCCCCGAGCGGCGGATCGGCGACCTGCGCCTGCTGGCCCAATTCCACGACATCGGCAAAGTCGGCATCCCCGACAACATCCTCTTCAAGCCCGGGCGCCTGAGTGAAGCCGAAACAAAAATCATGCGCCGCCACAGCGAGATCGGCTATCGCATCGCAGTCGCCTCGCCCGACTTCCACCACATCGCCGACTGGATCCTCAAACACCACGAGTGGTGGAACGGCGGCGGCTACCCGCTCGGCCTCAGGGGCGAAGAAATACCCGTCGAATGCCGCATCCTCCTCATCGCCGACGCCTTCGACGCCATGACCCAGGACCGCCCCTACCGCCAGGCGATCTCGACCCAAGAAGCGCTGCGGGAAATCGCCGCCGGCAAAGGCGCCATGTTCGACCCCGTCCTCGCGGAAAAATTCATCGGCCTTTTCACTCCTAAGCAGGACGGGAAATAA
- a CDS encoding LysR substrate-binding domain-containing protein — translation MDIRHLEYFLEVVRQGSFSKAAARLHVTQPSISKMIKSLEEDLSVTLFHRNTKQVELTDAGQALLEQAQQIVGLFQNLTVELDNVTSLRKGRLRIGMPPIAASTVFPRALGEFNRAYPSIGIELYEYGSKKIEEAVLDGTLDTGVVCTPPAKTALLAVYSCIRDPLRVIVHPSHRLAGQPAVDFTALADESFVLYREDFSLHDHIRQRCGQAGFAPRVICQTSQREFMTGMVAANLGIALLPGSICDGLDPAAIVSVPLAGPPLCLELAVIRRRDRYLSFAARQWLTFTAEFLGLEPAGI, via the coding sequence ATGGATATACGTCATCTCGAATATTTTCTCGAGGTCGTCAGGCAGGGCAGCTTTAGTAAAGCCGCCGCCAGGCTCCATGTCACCCAGCCGTCGATCAGCAAGATGATCAAGTCGCTGGAGGAGGATCTGTCGGTTACGCTGTTTCACCGCAACACCAAGCAGGTGGAGCTGACCGACGCCGGTCAGGCGCTCTTGGAACAGGCCCAGCAGATTGTCGGTCTTTTCCAGAACCTGACGGTGGAGCTCGATAACGTGACCAGCCTGCGCAAAGGACGGCTGCGGATCGGCATGCCGCCGATCGCCGCTTCGACCGTTTTCCCCCGCGCGCTGGGGGAGTTCAACCGGGCGTATCCGAGTATCGGGATCGAGCTGTACGAATACGGGTCGAAGAAGATCGAGGAGGCGGTGCTTGACGGCACGCTGGATACGGGGGTGGTCTGCACGCCGCCGGCGAAGACCGCCCTGCTGGCCGTGTATTCTTGCATCCGCGACCCGCTGCGGGTGATCGTCCATCCGAGCCACCGCCTGGCAGGCCAACCGGCCGTCGATTTTACGGCGCTGGCGGACGAGTCTTTCGTGCTGTACCGCGAGGATTTCAGTCTCCACGACCATATCCGCCAGCGTTGCGGCCAGGCGGGCTTTGCGCCGCGGGTGATCTGCCAGACCTCGCAGCGGGAGTTCATGACCGGGATGGTGGCCGCCAACCTCGGGATCGCTTTGCTGCCGGGTTCGATCTGCGACGGGCTTGATCCGGCGGCGATCGTTTCCGTGCCGCTGGCCGGTCCGCCGTTATGCCTGGAGCTGGCGGTGATCCGCCGCCGCGACCGTTATCTGTCGTTCGCCGCCCGCCAGTGGCTGACGTTCACGGCGGAGTTTCTCGGCCTGGAGCCGGCGGGAATATGA
- a CDS encoding NAD(P)-dependent oxidoreductase, with translation MQQKVFISGKVPRVAYDMLAAEFQVTMHDSLTLLTREEIIAGLAGCDALLPLLSDGIDAAVINSNPNLKIIANYGAGFNNIDLAAATARSIPVTNTPAVSTAATADLTWGLIIAIARRIVEGDKNTRAGKFTGWAPLYHLGVEVSGKTLGVVGLGNIGKAVVKRAKGFDMRVVYHSRTRLSPAQEAELGVEYLPLEDVIRAADFLTFHVSYDPSMRHMIGAPQLAAMKSTAYIINAARGPLIDEQALLAALRAGAIAGAALDVYEFEPQITPGLEELDNVILCPHLGNATVETRDAMAALAAQNIIAVLKGGKPLTCVNPQIYAGR, from the coding sequence ATGCAGCAAAAAGTATTCATCTCCGGAAAAGTTCCTCGTGTGGCCTACGACATGCTCGCCGCCGAGTTTCAAGTCACCATGCACGACAGCCTTACGCTCCTCACCAGGGAAGAAATCATCGCCGGCCTCGCCGGCTGCGACGCCCTGCTGCCGCTCCTGTCCGACGGCATCGACGCCGCCGTCATCAACTCCAACCCCAACCTCAAAATCATCGCCAACTACGGGGCCGGCTTCAACAACATCGACCTCGCCGCCGCCACCGCCCGCAGCATCCCCGTCACCAACACCCCGGCCGTCTCCACCGCCGCCACCGCCGACCTCACCTGGGGCCTCATCATCGCCATCGCCCGCCGCATCGTCGAAGGCGACAAAAACACCCGCGCCGGCAAATTTACCGGCTGGGCGCCCCTCTACCACCTCGGCGTCGAAGTCAGCGGCAAAACGCTCGGCGTCGTCGGCCTGGGCAACATCGGCAAAGCCGTCGTCAAACGCGCCAAAGGCTTCGACATGCGCGTCGTCTACCACTCTCGCACCAGGCTCAGCCCGGCCCAGGAAGCCGAACTCGGCGTCGAGTACCTGCCCCTTGAGGACGTCATCCGCGCCGCCGACTTCCTCACCTTCCACGTGAGCTACGACCCATCCATGCGTCATATGATCGGCGCTCCCCAACTGGCCGCCATGAAGAGCACCGCCTACATCATCAACGCCGCCCGCGGGCCGCTCATCGACGAACAAGCCCTCCTCGCAGCGCTGCGCGCAGGCGCCATCGCCGGCGCCGCCCTCGACGTCTACGAATTCGAGCCCCAAATTACCCCCGGCCTCGAAGAACTCGACAACGTCATCCTCTGCCCCCACCTCGGCAACGCCACCGTCGAAACGCGCGACGCCATGGCAGCTCTCGCGGCCCAAAACATCATCGCCGTCCTCAAGGGGGGCAAGCCGCTCACCTGCGTCAACCCGCAGATATACGCCGGTCGTTGA
- a CDS encoding sensor domain-containing diguanylate cyclase has protein sequence MNDDQKQTNRAPIDLARFIKGLSMAIATGAKTRDALDLLVQEAQAAVGCDHLFLSRYEAATETFRAVAWRSNVDPGDVSLEKKFMGSSYLSGQPIAVHDLSQYNYRLRPGVARLGLLSLVGVPIVTAQGVIGVLEAFADQPDHFSDLDADLLALFARQAAAIIERADCEREAKYRIAENDFLIEALKLEQASLGSLFYKVGETFASVLGVDGIAVFGVEPALPDSQLQEVMARGFTMADIGRLKTLYGKEQLQKLLPNPEDGHKGLIVKQTFRQGGAGAAKLLYTVPIAYRENLQGLIVFYWRQIDKSADPAALEKFIERTVGHVTMLLGRKDIYANIQRISFYDLLTGLSNRRMFDYVLDREIKKMRRTAKPLSLLMIDVDFFKAINDLHGHPAGDAVLEQLGAIIKESFRNVDLAARYGGEEFAVILPDTDRVQAVSVAERLRLRVSERQFQIGKGCINVTVSIGGATMQSRDRAGEGIGERLLASADKALYQAKQMGRDITIFIND, from the coding sequence ATGAACGACGACCAAAAACAAACCAACCGCGCCCCGATCGACCTCGCGCGGTTCATCAAGGGCCTCAGCATGGCCATCGCAACAGGCGCCAAAACGCGGGACGCCCTCGACCTTCTCGTCCAGGAAGCCCAGGCGGCAGTCGGCTGCGACCATCTTTTCCTAAGCCGCTACGAAGCCGCCACCGAGACATTCCGGGCGGTCGCCTGGCGCAGCAATGTCGACCCCGGTGACGTATCGCTCGAAAAAAAATTTATGGGCAGCAGCTACCTTAGCGGCCAGCCCATCGCCGTTCACGACCTTTCCCAGTACAACTACCGCCTGCGTCCCGGCGTTGCCCGCCTCGGCCTGCTGTCCCTGGTCGGCGTCCCCATCGTCACCGCCCAGGGCGTAATCGGCGTACTTGAAGCCTTCGCCGACCAGCCCGACCATTTTTCCGACCTCGACGCCGACCTGCTGGCGCTGTTTGCCCGACAGGCGGCGGCCATCATCGAGCGCGCCGACTGCGAGCGGGAGGCAAAATACCGCATCGCCGAGAACGACTTCCTCATCGAAGCCCTCAAACTTGAACAGGCTTCGCTCGGCAGCCTGTTCTACAAAGTCGGCGAAACCTTCGCCTCCGTCTTGGGCGTCGACGGCATCGCCGTATTCGGCGTCGAGCCCGCGCTCCCCGACAGCCAGCTCCAGGAAGTCATGGCCCGCGGCTTCACCATGGCCGACATCGGTCGCCTCAAGACCCTCTACGGCAAAGAACAGCTGCAGAAGCTGCTGCCCAACCCCGAAGACGGGCACAAAGGCCTGATCGTCAAGCAGACCTTCCGCCAGGGCGGCGCCGGCGCCGCAAAACTGCTCTACACCGTGCCGATCGCCTACCGGGAAAACCTGCAGGGCCTGATCGTATTCTACTGGCGGCAGATCGACAAATCCGCCGACCCGGCCGCCCTGGAAAAATTCATCGAACGGACCGTCGGCCACGTCACAATGCTCCTCGGCCGCAAAGACATCTACGCCAACATCCAGCGGATAAGCTTCTACGACCTGCTCACCGGCCTGTCCAACCGGCGGATGTTCGATTACGTCCTCGACCGCGAAATCAAAAAAATGCGGCGCACCGCCAAACCCCTCAGCCTGCTCATGATCGACGTCGACTTCTTCAAAGCGATCAACGACCTTCACGGGCACCCGGCGGGCGACGCCGTGCTAGAGCAGCTCGGCGCCATCATCAAAGAAAGCTTCCGCAATGTCGACCTGGCCGCCCGCTACGGCGGCGAGGAATTCGCCGTCATTCTCCCCGACACCGACCGCGTCCAGGCGGTATCCGTCGCCGAGCGTCTGCGCCTCAGGGTATCGGAACGTCAATTCCAGATCGGCAAAGGCTGCATCAACGTCACGGTCAGCATCGGCGGCGCCACCATGCAGAGCCGCGACAGAGCCGGCGAAGGCATTGGCGAACGTCTCCTCGCCTCCGCCGACAAGGCCCTCTACCAGGCCAAGCAGATGGGTCGCGACATCACCATCTTCATTAACGACTGA
- a CDS encoding bile acid:sodium symporter produces the protein MNFYKLNAWLGKKMYLGVLGALLIGFNSTVADSPTLRLALIALFGYATFVTALETSLMQFGKVLSKPWVPLWTLCLAHLVSPLMAWLMGYTFYPDDISVRTGYLVAASVPVGVTSVIWTSIAKGNVPVALVTLALDTVLVPFFLPAFFLVTVGQAIHIDYKEMALQLLWMITIPSLVGMALHDLLKEKAVAFAKGIGGITAKSTFYGVIFLNAALVAPAVNWSPAMLKMVLITFAIVVASYFLGYLGSFAVKGRPSDITVAMVYSIGIRNISSGLVLAIAHFPPAVAVPITLFILFQQPLASLVPPIFNRLAKPKQ, from the coding sequence ATGAACTTTTACAAACTCAACGCCTGGCTGGGAAAAAAAATGTACCTGGGAGTGCTCGGGGCGCTCCTGATCGGCTTCAACTCGACCGTCGCCGACTCGCCCACGCTCCGCCTGGCCCTCATCGCCCTGTTCGGCTACGCCACCTTCGTCACCGCGCTGGAAACCAGCCTCATGCAGTTCGGCAAAGTGCTCAGCAAACCGTGGGTCCCCCTGTGGACCCTCTGCCTCGCCCACCTGGTCTCGCCGCTGATGGCCTGGCTGATGGGCTACACCTTCTATCCCGACGACATCAGCGTCCGCACCGGTTATCTCGTCGCCGCCTCAGTGCCTGTCGGCGTGACCTCCGTCATCTGGACCTCCATCGCCAAGGGCAACGTGCCGGTAGCGCTCGTCACCCTGGCTTTAGACACCGTGCTTGTGCCCTTTTTCCTGCCCGCCTTCTTCCTCGTCACCGTCGGCCAGGCCATCCACATCGACTACAAAGAAATGGCGTTGCAGCTTCTGTGGATGATAACCATCCCCAGCCTCGTCGGCATGGCCCTCCACGACCTCCTCAAAGAAAAAGCCGTCGCGTTCGCCAAAGGCATCGGCGGCATTACCGCCAAATCGACCTTCTACGGAGTCATCTTCCTCAACGCCGCCCTCGTCGCGCCCGCAGTAAACTGGAGCCCGGCGATGCTGAAAATGGTCCTCATCACCTTCGCCATCGTCGTCGCCAGCTATTTTCTCGGCTATCTCGGCTCCTTCGCCGTCAAGGGGCGGCCCAGCGACATCACCGTCGCCATGGTCTACAGCATCGGCATACGCAACATCAGCTCCGGGCTCGTGCTTGCCATAGCCCATTTCCCGCCAGCCGTCGCCGTGCCCATAACCCTCTTCATACTCTTCCAGCAGCCCCTCGCCTCGCTCGTGCCGCCGATCTTCAACCGCCTGGCCAAACCCAAACAATAA
- a CDS encoding DUF5665 domain-containing protein, with translation MSSHGPEKEPSAEHLRRLVERLEAMRIADYLELLEKPRRLVVTNFIAGIARGLGFAIGTTVVFAVVIEVLRRLILINIPLISDYLVDIIRLIELRK, from the coding sequence ATGAGCAGTCACGGCCCGGAGAAGGAGCCGTCCGCCGAGCATCTGCGGCGGCTGGTCGAACGCCTGGAGGCGATGCGGATCGCCGATTACCTGGAACTGCTGGAAAAGCCGCGCCGGCTGGTGGTGACTAATTTTATCGCCGGCATCGCCCGCGGCCTGGGGTTCGCGATCGGGACGACGGTCGTTTTCGCGGTCGTGATCGAGGTGCTGAGGCGGCTTATCCTGATAAATATCCCGCTGATCAGCGATTATCTGGTGGATATCATCCGCCTGATCGAACTGCGAAAATAG